One genomic segment of Mycolicibacterium psychrotolerans includes these proteins:
- a CDS encoding FAD-dependent monooxygenase produces MQSPTVLINGAGIAGPALAFWLSRKGYRVTVLEIAPGIRPGGQTVDLRGSGGDVVERMGLLDQMRARALEQKGAAWVRSDGSRRAEMPVTAFHGNGLVSKLEILRGDLAGVLYEATRQDVDYRFGATIAALEQTDDSVVVTLADGNRLSADLVVGADGPHSAVRRIAFGPEERFVRPIGGYNAWFSAPDTVGLDGWFLLYQAPGGLNASMRPSHDPSIAKAGLAFQSEPLTYDRHDTDAQRQLLVERFAGAGWHCDALLAAAADADDFYFDAFAQVHLPTWGSGRVTLIGDAGYCASPLSGMGTSLALVGAYVLAGELGAADRFDAAHLAATLARYEAVMRPYVDRCQDLPSGIDRYAPMRESDISITASVMKWMQRWPFRPIVERMWFQTAGSMALPDYT; encoded by the coding sequence GTGCAGTCTCCCACCGTGCTGATCAACGGCGCCGGCATCGCAGGGCCGGCGCTCGCATTCTGGCTGAGCCGCAAGGGCTACCGCGTCACCGTGCTCGAGATCGCACCGGGTATCCGGCCGGGCGGGCAGACGGTGGACCTGCGTGGCTCCGGCGGTGACGTCGTCGAACGGATGGGCCTTCTCGACCAGATGAGAGCCCGGGCCCTCGAGCAGAAGGGCGCAGCCTGGGTCCGGTCGGACGGCAGCCGGCGCGCCGAGATGCCGGTGACCGCGTTCCACGGCAACGGGCTGGTGTCGAAGCTGGAGATCCTGCGCGGTGATCTGGCCGGCGTGCTCTACGAGGCCACCCGGCAGGACGTCGACTACCGGTTCGGCGCGACGATCGCAGCGCTCGAGCAGACCGACGACTCCGTGGTCGTGACGCTCGCCGACGGCAACCGCCTGTCGGCCGACCTGGTCGTGGGCGCGGACGGTCCGCACTCGGCGGTACGCCGGATCGCCTTCGGCCCCGAGGAGCGGTTCGTCCGGCCGATCGGCGGCTACAACGCGTGGTTCTCCGCGCCCGACACCGTCGGGCTCGACGGCTGGTTTCTGCTGTATCAGGCGCCCGGCGGGCTCAATGCGTCGATGCGGCCCTCGCACGACCCGTCGATCGCCAAGGCGGGCTTGGCCTTTCAGTCGGAGCCATTGACCTACGACCGCCACGACACCGATGCGCAACGGCAGCTCCTCGTCGAGCGGTTCGCCGGCGCGGGGTGGCACTGCGACGCGCTGCTCGCCGCGGCCGCCGACGCCGACGACTTCTACTTCGACGCCTTCGCCCAGGTGCACCTGCCGACGTGGGGGTCGGGGCGCGTAACCCTGATCGGCGACGCCGGCTACTGCGCGTCACCGCTGTCGGGCATGGGCACCAGCCTGGCGCTGGTCGGCGCCTACGTGCTGGCCGGTGAACTCGGCGCGGCGGACCGGTTCGACGCCGCGCACCTCGCCGCGACGCTGGCCCGCTACGAGGCGGTGATGCGGCCCTACGTCGACCGGTGCCAGGACCTGCCCAGTGGCATCGACCGCTATGCGCCGATGCGTGAGTCCGACATTTCGATCACCGCGTCGGTGATGAAGTGGATGCAGCGCTGGCCGTTCCGGCCGATCGTCGAGAGGATGTGGTTCCAGACCGCGGGGTCGATGGCGCTGCCGGATTACACCTGA